From the Exiguobacterium aurantiacum genome, one window contains:
- a CDS encoding deoxyribonuclease IV, with protein sequence MLKIGSHVSVSGKKMLLAGSEEAVSYGANTMMVYTGAPQNTRRKPIEDLNIEAALAHMAAYDIDEIVVHAPYIINLGNTTKPETFELAVSFLASEIKRAEALQVARHVVLHPGAHVGAGEDVGLARIIEGLNEVLTGDETVKIALETMAGKGSELGKTFEELATIIDGVTHNDRLSVCFDTCHVHDAGYDLVGDLDGVIEQFDQIVGLDRLGVIHVNDSKNVRGAKKDRHENIGYGEIGFDTLNRIIHHEAFTHLPKILETPYIPISEKTKVAPYKQEIEMFRANRFDAEWREQFTLAHQ encoded by the coding sequence ATGTTAAAAATTGGTTCCCACGTTTCAGTATCCGGTAAGAAGATGCTACTCGCAGGCAGTGAAGAGGCCGTCTCATACGGCGCTAACACGATGATGGTGTATACGGGTGCACCCCAAAACACGCGGCGCAAACCGATCGAGGATTTGAATATCGAGGCGGCGCTCGCCCATATGGCGGCGTACGACATCGACGAGATCGTCGTCCATGCCCCGTATATCATCAACTTGGGGAACACGACGAAACCGGAGACGTTCGAACTCGCCGTCTCGTTTTTGGCCTCCGAAATTAAACGGGCCGAGGCGCTCCAAGTCGCACGTCACGTCGTCCTTCACCCGGGTGCCCACGTCGGTGCCGGTGAAGACGTCGGACTCGCTCGCATCATCGAGGGCTTGAACGAAGTGCTCACCGGGGACGAGACGGTCAAAATCGCGCTCGAGACGATGGCTGGGAAAGGCAGTGAGCTCGGCAAGACGTTCGAGGAGCTAGCGACGATCATCGATGGAGTGACACATAACGACCGGCTCTCGGTCTGTTTTGACACGTGTCACGTTCATGACGCGGGTTACGACCTCGTCGGTGACTTGGACGGTGTCATCGAACAATTCGATCAAATCGTCGGATTGGACCGTCTTGGTGTCATCCACGTCAACGACTCGAAGAATGTCCGTGGTGCGAAGAAAGACCGTCACGAGAATATCGGCTACGGGGAGATCGGCTTTGATACGTTGAACCGGATTATCCACCATGAGGCGTTCACTCACTTGCCTAAGATTTTGGAGACGCCGTATATCCCGATCAGTGAGAAGACGAAAGTAGCACCATACAAGCAAGAGATCGAGATGTTCCGGGCGAACCGGTTCGATGCCGAATGGCGCGAACAGTTCACGCTCGCGCACCAATAA
- a CDS encoding DUF1427 family protein: MQEILLSLLAGLICGMIFTALKLPLPAPPVLPGVVGIFGVFLGMKVYQFALANWPF, translated from the coding sequence ATGCAAGAAATCCTATTGTCATTGCTCGCTGGTCTCATTTGTGGCATGATTTTCACGGCCTTGAAGTTGCCGCTCCCTGCCCCGCCGGTCTTACCGGGCGTCGTCGGCATCTTCGGCGTGTTTCTTGGGATGAAAGTATATCAATTCGCACTCGCGAACTGGCCATTTTAA
- a CDS encoding RNA degradosome polyphosphate kinase has product MTIYLPEHFNNRELSWLSFNERVLQEAMDERNPLMERLKFLGIFSSNLDEFYMVRFGGLKDEVLAGFNRPEDKAGLTPKQQIKAISIKAQELVEVQYATYKKIVKQLASENVRFLRPKHLNKEQLDFVKLYFRTHVFPVLTPIAVDAYRPFPMLLSKSLNIAVEIASTAEGKKRLALVQVPAVLPRYLELPTEDEDHTDLMLLEDVIIQFIDSLFKGFEVESTMPFRITRNADMPFHEEGSRDVLKQIEKELKKRRYGVAIRLEVQQRSLSKELLFMLQDVLDLHDRDIFLVDGPIDLTFLFGVYNKIGIEYDDMINETLIPFVPEGLEPGKDLFQALLKRDYLLHHPYHSFDPVVRFIAQAAKDPNVLAIKQTLYRVSGDSPIIKALTDAAESGKQVTVLVELKARFDEEKNIQWAKQLEKAGAHVIYGYKELKTHSKITLVVRILEGGVLQRFLHLGTGNYNDSTAKLYTDIGLLTTNEELAEDATNFFNWLSGYGERPSWHKFETSPDDMHDFFLQKIDEEIKLHEKYGNGRIVAKMNSITDKPIITKLYDASQAGVKIDLIIRGICCLRPGIKGISDNIRVVSIIDRYLEHSRIFYFYQNGKEDLYCSSADWMTRNMRKRIEILFPILDAGHKSYIKDMLALQLVDNVKARIQRADGSYVYLKQEAGQERIQSQIIIHQYTGGRWNNIPSVFEREPSNWAEREVLRLRAENEKMTDD; this is encoded by the coding sequence ATGACCATCTACTTACCCGAACATTTCAATAACCGTGAGCTCAGCTGGCTGAGTTTCAACGAACGTGTCCTCCAAGAAGCAATGGACGAACGTAACCCGCTCATGGAGCGCTTGAAGTTTCTCGGCATATTCAGTTCGAACCTCGACGAGTTTTACATGGTCCGTTTCGGCGGATTGAAAGATGAAGTGCTCGCCGGCTTCAACCGTCCGGAAGACAAGGCCGGATTGACACCAAAACAACAAATCAAAGCCATCTCTATCAAAGCCCAGGAGCTCGTCGAGGTGCAGTACGCGACGTATAAAAAAATCGTCAAACAGCTCGCCTCGGAGAACGTCCGCTTTTTACGGCCGAAACATTTGAACAAAGAACAGCTCGACTTCGTCAAGTTGTACTTCCGGACCCACGTCTTCCCGGTGTTGACGCCAATCGCCGTCGATGCCTACCGTCCGTTCCCGATGTTATTGTCCAAATCACTCAATATCGCCGTCGAGATCGCCTCGACCGCTGAAGGCAAAAAACGGCTCGCTCTCGTCCAAGTACCGGCCGTGTTGCCGCGTTATCTTGAACTGCCGACAGAAGACGAGGACCATACCGACTTGATGTTGCTCGAGGACGTCATCATTCAGTTCATCGACTCGCTGTTCAAAGGTTTTGAAGTCGAGTCGACGATGCCGTTCCGGATCACACGGAACGCGGATATGCCGTTCCATGAGGAAGGAAGCCGCGACGTCCTGAAACAGATTGAAAAAGAGTTGAAGAAACGGCGCTATGGTGTCGCGATTCGCCTTGAGGTTCAGCAACGGTCGCTCAGTAAAGAGCTCTTGTTCATGCTTCAGGACGTGCTCGATTTGCATGACCGCGATATCTTCCTCGTTGACGGCCCAATCGATTTGACGTTCCTGTTTGGGGTGTATAACAAGATTGGCATCGAGTATGACGACATGATCAATGAGACGCTCATCCCGTTCGTCCCGGAAGGACTCGAGCCAGGGAAAGACTTGTTCCAAGCGCTACTCAAACGCGACTACTTGCTCCACCACCCGTATCATTCGTTCGACCCGGTCGTCCGCTTCATCGCTCAAGCCGCCAAAGACCCGAACGTGCTCGCTATCAAGCAGACGCTCTACCGTGTCTCCGGCGACTCGCCGATCATCAAGGCGTTGACCGACGCCGCCGAGAGCGGGAAACAAGTGACCGTCCTCGTCGAATTGAAGGCCCGGTTTGACGAGGAGAAGAACATTCAATGGGCGAAACAGCTCGAGAAGGCCGGCGCCCACGTCATTTACGGCTATAAGGAGTTGAAGACCCATTCGAAGATCACGCTCGTCGTCCGCATCTTAGAAGGTGGTGTCCTACAGCGGTTCCTCCATCTCGGCACCGGTAACTACAACGACTCGACCGCCAAACTGTACACGGACATCGGTTTGTTGACAACAAATGAAGAGCTCGCCGAAGACGCGACCAACTTCTTCAACTGGCTCTCCGGTTACGGTGAACGCCCGTCATGGCACAAGTTTGAGACATCACCGGATGACATGCACGACTTCTTCCTTCAAAAGATTGACGAAGAGATTAAACTGCACGAGAAATACGGGAACGGCCGCATCGTCGCCAAGATGAACTCGATCACGGACAAGCCAATCATCACCAAACTGTATGACGCCTCGCAGGCCGGTGTCAAAATCGATTTGATCATCCGCGGCATCTGTTGTTTGCGTCCCGGAATCAAAGGCATATCGGACAATATCCGCGTCGTGTCCATCATCGACCGGTATTTGGAGCACTCACGCATCTTCTACTTCTATCAAAACGGGAAAGAAGACTTGTATTGCTCATCGGCCGACTGGATGACGCGCAACATGCGCAAACGGATCGAGATCCTCTTCCCGATCCTTGACGCGGGACATAAGTCATACATCAAAGATATGCTCGCGCTGCAACTCGTCGATAACGTGAAGGCGAGAATCCAGCGTGCTGACGGCAGTTACGTCTATTTGAAACAAGAGGCCGGACAAGAGCGAATCCAATCACAAATCATCATCCACCAATACACCGGCGGGCGCTGGAACAACATTCCGAGCGTGTTTGAGCGCGAACCGTCGAACTGGGCCGAACGGGAAGTCCTCCGCTTGCGAGCCGAAAACGAGAAAATGACAGATGACTGA
- a CDS encoding Ppx/GppA family phosphatase, translating to MEKKLAVIDIGSNSIRNVIFEVNGHGQYFERLNVKEVARLSSHITEDNELSESGIEALIETLDHFNRLNAHHEVKEILPVATAAIRNASNSNAILDEVRQATGMEIRLLSDYEEAFYGYSAIINSTYIEDGYSVDIGGGSMEVTYFKDRELVFYHSFPFGAVTLTEDFMKGDTLTKDERKHLTSFLKKSFKDIDWLVPHGIPLVGVGGTARNLVRVEQSLSLFPLEGIHQYTIGADRLHDVVDELIDMSSKQLGRLDGLSKDRMDIIAPAVTAIDELAKYLKVPEFMMSNNGLREGLFYEYYLKENNRVRFGDVKEESFRHFENQYDVDPVRHQHLIHLARQIYTGLIETKTIKPKPFEPGLLEGACRLAYVGEYIDHNNKSDHTFHLITTNDFKGMNNEDRLALALVTSYKSRRLLEQHIEGFPEWFDSKMLKSLELLGSIVKLVDALDLTERQVVENIDVTSSDEGLVLKLHTHSSPRFEVQRGIRHKKHLERAIDQIIELRVEERES from the coding sequence GTGGAGAAAAAGCTAGCAGTCATCGATATCGGGTCCAACTCGATTCGTAACGTCATTTTTGAAGTGAACGGCCACGGCCAGTATTTCGAACGATTGAACGTGAAGGAAGTGGCCCGGTTATCGAGCCATATCACCGAGGATAATGAACTGTCCGAGTCTGGGATCGAGGCGCTCATCGAGACGCTCGACCATTTCAACCGATTGAACGCGCATCACGAAGTGAAAGAAATATTACCGGTCGCGACGGCCGCCATCCGCAACGCCAGCAACTCCAACGCCATTTTAGATGAAGTGCGACAAGCGACGGGCATGGAGATTCGTCTGTTGAGCGACTATGAGGAAGCCTTTTACGGCTACTCGGCCATCATCAACTCAACGTATATCGAGGATGGGTACTCGGTCGATATCGGCGGCGGCTCGATGGAAGTGACGTACTTCAAGGATCGTGAACTCGTCTTCTATCACAGTTTCCCGTTCGGGGCGGTCACCTTGACCGAGGACTTCATGAAAGGTGATACACTCACGAAAGACGAGCGCAAGCACCTGACGTCGTTTTTGAAAAAGTCGTTCAAAGACATCGACTGGCTCGTACCGCATGGTATCCCGCTCGTCGGGGTCGGAGGAACGGCTCGAAACCTCGTCCGGGTCGAACAGTCGCTGTCCTTGTTCCCGCTTGAAGGCATCCATCAATACACAATCGGAGCCGACCGCCTACATGACGTCGTGGATGAGCTCATCGATATGTCGAGCAAACAGCTCGGCCGACTCGACGGCTTGTCGAAAGATCGAATGGACATCATCGCCCCGGCCGTCACCGCCATCGATGAACTGGCGAAATATTTGAAAGTACCTGAGTTCATGATGAGCAACAACGGGCTGCGCGAGGGCTTATTCTACGAATATTACTTAAAAGAAAACAACCGTGTCCGCTTCGGCGACGTCAAAGAAGAAAGTTTCCGCCACTTCGAGAACCAATATGACGTCGACCCGGTCCGGCACCAACATTTGATTCACTTGGCCCGTCAAATCTATACCGGCCTGATCGAGACGAAGACGATCAAACCGAAACCATTCGAACCCGGCCTGTTAGAAGGGGCTTGCCGCCTCGCCTACGTCGGGGAATACATCGACCATAACAACAAGAGTGACCACACGTTCCACTTGATCACGACAAACGATTTTAAAGGGATGAACAACGAGGACCGGCTCGCACTCGCCTTGGTGACGTCTTATAAATCGCGGCGCCTGCTCGAACAACATATCGAGGGCTTCCCGGAATGGTTCGACTCGAAGATGTTGAAGAGTCTTGAATTGCTCGGCTCGATCGTCAAACTCGTCGACGCGCTCGATTTGACCGAACGTCAAGTCGTCGAGAACATCGACGTCACTTCGTCGGACGAGGGACTCGTCTTGAAACTTCACACGCACAGCTCGCCGCGTTTTGAAGTCCAGCGCGGCATCCGCCACAAAAAACATTTGGAACGTGCCATCGACCAAATAATCGAGTTACGTGTAGAGGAGAGAGAGTCATGA
- a CDS encoding metal ABC transporter ATP-binding protein has product MTTSVVKLNHVSYHYDGTAALQDVSIDIHQGDFVAVVGENGSGKSTLIRTILGLLAPQTGSIELFGRPQGQFKDKSRISYVSQKAASFNSGFPVTVEEVVAMGRYGRLGLFKRLNIEDRAAIQNALETVNMWQFRHRKIGTLSGGQQQRVFIARAMVNQPDLLILDEPTVGVDQKHLRDFYEVLHLLREHTMCTFILVTHDLNVVTDLVTKVVHLDHGRMACNCGLKEYSELGELTAIKPYPVKVLVHEGTS; this is encoded by the coding sequence ATGACGACATCCGTCGTAAAATTAAATCATGTTTCCTATCACTACGATGGGACCGCCGCGCTACAGGACGTGTCCATCGATATACACCAAGGCGACTTCGTTGCCGTCGTCGGGGAGAACGGTTCCGGTAAATCGACATTGATTCGGACCATTCTCGGCTTATTAGCGCCGCAAACCGGATCGATCGAACTGTTCGGTCGCCCCCAAGGCCAGTTCAAAGACAAGTCCCGTATCAGTTACGTTTCCCAAAAAGCGGCGTCGTTTAACTCGGGGTTTCCGGTGACGGTCGAGGAAGTCGTGGCCATGGGCCGCTATGGACGACTCGGTTTGTTCAAACGGTTGAACATCGAAGACAGAGCCGCCATCCAAAATGCTCTCGAGACGGTCAACATGTGGCAGTTTCGGCATCGGAAGATTGGCACCCTGTCAGGTGGGCAACAACAGCGCGTCTTTATCGCCCGGGCCATGGTCAATCAGCCGGATTTGCTCATTTTGGATGAACCGACGGTCGGAGTCGACCAAAAACATTTGCGCGACTTCTACGAGGTGCTCCATCTGTTGCGTGAACATACGATGTGCACGTTCATTCTCGTGACGCACGACTTGAACGTCGTCACGGACCTCGTCACGAAAGTCGTCCATCTCGACCACGGACGGATGGCGTGCAACTGTGGCTTGAAAGAGTATAGCGAACTCGGCGAGTTGACCGCGATCAAGCCATATCCGGTCAAAGTGCTCGTCCATGAAGGTACGTCATGA
- a CDS encoding metal ABC transporter permease — protein MIADLFTYSFLRYAFIAAVVIGFTAPLIGSFVVVRRMSLIADALSHMTLAGISFSLFLGQYILLFSDLNPLYLGTLVSVLAALGLNWLRGKYVHFQELSIPIMMSAGMGLSAIFISLSRGFSIDLSTLLFGSISAVSLSDIWLILAVAGITLLVIVVFYKQLLFLSFDEEQAKVSGLPSTMLHVLFMFVVALVIAVSMRIVGTLLVSSLITLPVAAALRFTNSFKQTILWSIVFGEIATIGGLVLAYELDVAPGGVIVLLAVMILAIVMLAERIGFARKKEVRYEGN, from the coding sequence ATGATCGCCGATCTCTTCACGTACAGCTTTTTACGTTATGCGTTCATCGCAGCCGTTGTCATCGGATTCACCGCTCCGCTCATCGGCTCGTTCGTCGTCGTCAGACGGATGAGTTTGATTGCCGATGCGCTATCCCACATGACGCTTGCCGGAATATCGTTCAGTCTGTTTCTCGGACAATACATCTTATTGTTCAGCGACTTGAACCCGCTTTATCTTGGGACGCTCGTGTCCGTGCTCGCGGCACTCGGCCTCAACTGGCTCCGCGGAAAGTACGTGCACTTTCAAGAACTATCGATCCCCATCATGATGTCGGCCGGGATGGGGCTCAGTGCCATCTTCATCTCGCTGTCACGCGGATTTTCCATCGATTTGTCGACACTGTTGTTCGGCTCGATCTCCGCGGTCAGTCTATCGGATATTTGGTTGATTTTGGCGGTGGCCGGAATCACGTTACTCGTCATCGTCGTGTTCTATAAACAGCTATTGTTCTTGTCGTTCGATGAAGAACAAGCAAAAGTGTCCGGTTTGCCGAGCACGATGCTCCACGTGCTGTTCATGTTCGTCGTCGCGCTCGTCATCGCCGTCAGCATGCGCATCGTCGGTACGCTCCTCGTCTCGAGTCTCATCACGCTGCCGGTCGCGGCCGCGCTCCGGTTCACGAACAGCTTTAAACAGACGATTCTCTGGTCGATCGTCTTCGGTGAAATCGCGACGATTGGCGGGCTCGTGCTCGCCTACGAACTCGATGTCGCCCCGGGCGGTGTCATCGTCTTGCTCGCCGTTATGATTTTAGCGATTGTCATGTTGGCCGAACGGATTGGATTCGCTCGGAAGAAGGAGGTGCGTTATGAAGGAAACTGA
- a CDS encoding Fur family transcriptional regulator, giving the protein MKETEQLTRLQSSSLKVTPKRIEMFAFLAAEERYVSAKDVLDYMRSKHPTMSFDTVYRNLKSFAEEGLLEATELNGEKAFRVTCGSNHHHHHLICRGCGKTKLLELCPMRYVETLDPDFEVVDHKFEIYGYCKQCK; this is encoded by the coding sequence ATGAAGGAAACTGAACAGTTGACCCGCCTACAGTCCTCATCGCTCAAAGTGACACCGAAACGGATTGAGATGTTTGCCTTTCTCGCGGCGGAAGAACGTTACGTCAGTGCCAAAGACGTCCTCGACTATATGCGCTCGAAACATCCGACGATGAGCTTTGACACGGTGTATCGCAACTTGAAGTCGTTCGCCGAAGAAGGTTTGCTTGAAGCGACCGAATTGAACGGGGAGAAAGCGTTCCGTGTCACGTGCGGGTCTAATCATCACCATCATCACCTCATTTGTCGCGGTTGCGGCAAGACGAAGTTGCTCGAGCTCTGTCCGATGCGCTACGTCGAGACGCTTGATCCCGATTTTGAGGTCGTTGATCATAAATTCGAGATTTACGGGTATTGTAAACAATGTAAGTGA
- a CDS encoding NAD(P)H-hydrate dehydratase: MIYTAAEIKQADETALRKGMPADVLMERAASALAARLTFSPQSSILVVCGAGNNGGDGWVISRELAQRGHAVTVYAPFGDPKSNEAKRHATYARGFVTVTDEPRDADHVIDALFGVGFHGPVNGTARDVISWIREQQAPVVAIDVPSGVPSDDALAFDGHAVEAEVTFSLHGYKRSAFLKRTAPYYGKVEVVEIGLPHTSTWRVLTASDFDRSLLERDTYSHKNTYGHGRLIGGSRHLIGAPFLAGRAALRTGIGLLDLVIPNEALALASSLPEAMYYGIDELLDKEYAANAIGPGLVDDARLAHSWAAVSRSKAPLIVDAGALTKEHLEASGPLTLTPHPGELARLMDKSVDEIEADRFRIASEFAQAHGVHLILKGTYTLIVKPDGTGAVNTVEASALAKGGSGDVLTGILLALWARTDRIRADKSPNEQAVLWHALAAKEASEQIHPASVLATDIIEAIGRI; the protein is encoded by the coding sequence ATGATTTACACAGCAGCCGAGATCAAGCAAGCTGATGAGACGGCGCTCCGGAAAGGGATGCCAGCCGACGTCTTGATGGAGCGGGCAGCGTCGGCTTTGGCGGCGCGTCTGACCTTCTCGCCACAATCGTCCATCCTCGTCGTCTGTGGCGCTGGTAACAACGGGGGAGACGGTTGGGTCATCTCACGCGAATTGGCGCAGCGAGGTCATGCGGTCACCGTCTATGCCCCGTTTGGAGATCCAAAGTCGAACGAAGCGAAACGGCACGCGACGTACGCGCGAGGGTTCGTCACGGTCACGGATGAGCCACGAGATGCCGATCACGTCATCGATGCCTTGTTCGGGGTCGGCTTCCATGGACCGGTCAATGGAACGGCAAGGGACGTCATCTCTTGGATACGCGAGCAACAAGCGCCCGTCGTGGCCATCGATGTTCCGTCTGGTGTCCCGAGTGACGACGCGTTGGCGTTTGACGGGCACGCGGTCGAGGCAGAAGTCACTTTCTCGCTCCATGGTTATAAGCGGAGCGCTTTTTTAAAACGGACCGCTCCATATTACGGTAAAGTCGAGGTCGTCGAGATCGGGTTGCCACACACGTCAACATGGCGTGTGCTGACAGCCTCAGATTTTGACCGTTCCCTGCTCGAACGAGATACGTACAGTCACAAAAACACGTATGGGCACGGTCGCTTGATTGGCGGGAGTCGGCATTTGATTGGAGCCCCGTTCTTGGCAGGACGGGCGGCGCTTCGGACCGGAATCGGGCTACTCGATTTGGTCATCCCGAATGAAGCGCTTGCGCTCGCCTCGAGTTTACCGGAGGCGATGTATTACGGAATCGATGAGTTACTGGACAAGGAGTATGCAGCCAATGCGATTGGTCCCGGCCTAGTCGATGATGCGCGACTCGCTCATTCATGGGCAGCTGTAAGCCGGAGCAAGGCACCGCTCATCGTGGATGCCGGAGCATTGACGAAAGAGCACCTCGAGGCGTCAGGACCGCTCACACTGACCCCGCATCCGGGTGAGCTGGCTCGATTGATGGACAAGTCGGTCGATGAGATCGAAGCGGATCGTTTTCGGATTGCCTCTGAATTCGCACAGGCTCATGGAGTTCATCTCATTTTGAAAGGAACGTACACACTCATCGTCAAGCCAGACGGAACCGGGGCGGTCAATACAGTCGAGGCGTCGGCACTCGCGAAAGGCGGGAGCGGTGACGTATTGACGGGAATCTTGCTCGCGCTTTGGGCAAGGACGGACCGAATCCGTGCCGACAAGTCGCCGAACGAGCAGGCCGTCCTCTGGCACGCCCTGGCAGCGAAAGAGGCGAGCGAACAAATTCATCCTGCGAGCGTCTTGGCGACCGATATCATCGAAGCGATCGGGCGCATCTAA
- a CDS encoding 5' nucleotidase, NT5C type, whose protein sequence is MHIGIDLDGTVTDPQSCFHYMNDALGYAIDYHQATEYELHTYTDMTQEAFWRFMIEQGHEEAIYRRSLPHSEVNAVLWNMRKAHRLHYVTARSEAVRAVTEEWIRQHDLPLDSLIMTGSHDKVGVVKQLELDLFMEDRYENAISIHEQTSIPVLLFDAPYNRKPLPTGVKRITSWNEAQHIVRHIATTNSITI, encoded by the coding sequence ATGCACATCGGGATTGACCTCGACGGAACCGTCACGGATCCGCAAAGTTGTTTTCACTATATGAATGATGCGCTCGGGTACGCCATCGATTATCATCAGGCGACCGAATACGAGCTGCATACGTATACAGATATGACACAAGAGGCGTTTTGGCGCTTCATGATCGAACAAGGCCACGAAGAGGCCATCTATCGGCGCTCACTTCCGCATTCTGAAGTGAACGCTGTCTTATGGAACATGCGCAAGGCCCACCGCCTTCATTACGTCACGGCCCGGAGCGAGGCCGTACGTGCCGTCACCGAGGAGTGGATTCGGCAACATGACCTTCCACTTGACTCGCTCATCATGACAGGGAGCCACGACAAGGTCGGTGTCGTCAAACAGCTCGAACTCGACTTGTTCATGGAAGACCGCTATGAGAACGCGATCTCCATCCACGAACAGACATCGATTCCCGTGTTGTTGTTCGACGCTCCGTACAATCGGAAACCGCTGCCAACCGGTGTGAAACGGATCACGTCTTGGAACGAGGCCCAGCATATCGTGCGCCACATCGCGACGACAAATTCGATCACCATCTAA
- the ispG gene encoding flavodoxin-dependent (E)-4-hydroxy-3-methylbut-2-enyl-diphosphate synthase: MSEILHRSLTRPIRVGNLIIGGSNEVVIQSMTTTKTHDVEATVAEILRLEEAGCQVVRVACPDERAADALAEIKSRINIPLVVDIHFDYKLALKAIESGVDKIRINPGNIGRREKVEAVVNAAKAKGIPIRIGVNAGSLEKQFLEKYGYPTAQGMVESAMHHVKILEDLGFYNTIISLKASDVNLALEAYTLAAKTFDYPLHVGITESGPLFSGSLKSAAGLGAILSLGIGSTVRVSLSDDPVEEIKVAKEVLKSFGLAANAATLISCPTCGRIEIDLISIAKEVEEYIQNINVNIKVAVLGCAVNGPGEAREADIGIAGARNEGLLFRHGKIIRKVPEATMVEELKKEIDAIVAEKLAARELEEQELANQSN, from the coding sequence ATGTCAGAAATTTTGCATCGTTCATTAACCCGTCCGATTCGTGTCGGTAACCTCATCATCGGTGGATCCAACGAAGTCGTCATCCAGTCGATGACGACAACAAAAACCCATGACGTCGAAGCGACCGTCGCTGAGATTTTGCGTCTCGAAGAAGCGGGCTGCCAAGTCGTCCGCGTCGCTTGTCCGGACGAGCGTGCGGCCGATGCCCTCGCTGAGATCAAGAGCCGTATCAACATCCCGCTCGTCGTCGATATTCACTTTGACTATAAACTAGCGCTCAAAGCCATCGAGAGCGGTGTCGATAAAATCCGCATCAACCCGGGTAACATCGGTCGTCGCGAGAAAGTCGAGGCGGTCGTCAACGCCGCCAAGGCGAAAGGCATCCCGATTCGCATCGGTGTCAACGCCGGTTCACTTGAAAAGCAATTCCTTGAGAAATACGGTTATCCGACGGCCCAAGGGATGGTCGAGAGTGCCATGCACCACGTCAAGATCTTAGAAGACCTTGGCTTCTATAACACGATCATCTCGCTTAAGGCGTCTGACGTAAACCTCGCCCTCGAAGCGTACACGCTCGCGGCCAAGACGTTCGATTACCCGCTCCACGTCGGAATCACAGAATCGGGCCCGCTCTTCTCGGGGTCACTCAAGTCAGCGGCCGGCCTCGGTGCGATCCTTTCACTCGGAATCGGTTCGACGGTCCGCGTCTCGCTATCTGACGACCCGGTCGAGGAGATCAAAGTCGCCAAAGAAGTGCTCAAGTCGTTCGGTCTCGCAGCCAACGCGGCGACGCTCATCTCGTGCCCGACTTGTGGCCGCATCGAGATCGACTTGATCTCGATCGCCAAAGAAGTCGAAGAATATATTCAAAACATCAACGTCAACATTAAAGTCGCCGTCCTCGGCTGCGCGGTCAACGGACCAGGTGAGGCCCGTGAAGCCGATATCGGCATCGCCGGTGCCCGTAACGAAGGTTTGCTCTTCCGTCACGGGAAGATCATCCGGAAAGTGCCGGAAGCCACGATGGTCGAAGAGTTGAAAAAAGAAATCGACGCTATCGTCGCTGAGAAATTGGCCGCTCGTGAACTCGAAGAGCAAGAGCTCGCCAACCAATCTAACTAA